A stretch of Deinococcus fonticola DNA encodes these proteins:
- a CDS encoding metal-binding protein, with protein MPSGRVHNLINIAAYSVLAAGVLYATRTNLLVVTQVQTLNFTLGFMAGTFLLSPDLDLSEGRVDSKRHWGLLGFLWVPYGMIFSHRGLSHTWILGPLTRIAYLAVVIALIVGLLRTFAPDVQLPRVPHPISVKFLLPLILGYYLSQWLHLIADGVRPDHGVRRTSKKVRDFARARR; from the coding sequence ATGCCGAGTGGACGCGTTCACAACCTCATCAACATCGCGGCGTACTCGGTGCTGGCAGCGGGCGTGCTGTACGCCACCCGCACGAACCTGCTGGTGGTCACGCAAGTCCAGACGTTGAACTTCACGCTGGGGTTCATGGCCGGCACCTTCCTGCTTTCCCCGGACCTGGACCTTTCCGAGGGCCGGGTGGACAGCAAACGCCACTGGGGCCTGCTGGGCTTCCTGTGGGTGCCCTACGGCATGATCTTCAGCCACCGGGGCCTCAGCCACACCTGGATTCTGGGGCCACTGACGCGCATTGCTTACCTGGCTGTGGTCATCGCGCTGATCGTGGGCCTGCTGCGCACCTTCGCGCCGGACGTGCAGTTGCCGCGCGTTCCGCACCCCATCAGCGTGAAGTTTCTGCTGCCCCTGATCCTGGGGTATTACCTCAGCCAGTGGCTGCACCTGATCGCCGACGGCGTGAGGCCCGACCACGGCGTCAGAAGAACCAGCAAAAAGGTCAGGGACTTCGCCAGGGCCAGGCGTTGA
- the ffh gene encoding signal recognition particle protein has translation MFESLGNKLQDILDRVGRESKLTEAQVKASMREIRMALLEADVNFNVAKDFVAKVSEQAVGQDVMGSLNAGQTVVKLVHDELVDTLGGKTAQPELKTQGNVWFMVGLQGAGKTTSTGKLAAHYKKKGRRVLLVAADTQRPAARDQLEVLGKQVGVPVLKVNDGETPAETKRRLDEYLKTDYRDLVIVDTAGRLQIDEALMDQLAALQTELHPTETLLVIDAMTGQEALNVAQTFDQRVQVSGLVITKMDGDARGGAALSARSVTGKPIYFAGTSEKMTGLDQFHPDRVAGRILGMGDVLGLIERVQEADMKAMEAKKPGDFDLEDLLNQLRQIRKMGPLGDLMKLIPGMSRALPEGFNIDEKQLQRIDAMISSMTVGERRNPKIIDGRRRKRIASGSGVDVQDINKLLKMHEQMKEMMKMLGRMSSGGGKGMRGMKPPKMPNLPPSAMKK, from the coding sequence ATGTTTGAGTCGCTCGGTAACAAGTTGCAGGACATTCTCGACCGCGTGGGGCGCGAGTCGAAATTGACGGAAGCGCAGGTGAAGGCGTCCATGCGCGAGATTCGCATGGCGCTGCTGGAAGCGGACGTGAACTTCAACGTCGCCAAGGACTTCGTGGCAAAAGTCAGTGAGCAGGCCGTGGGGCAGGACGTGATGGGGTCGCTGAACGCCGGGCAGACCGTCGTGAAACTGGTGCACGACGAACTGGTGGACACGCTGGGCGGCAAAACCGCGCAGCCCGAGCTGAAAACGCAGGGGAACGTGTGGTTCATGGTGGGCCTCCAGGGCGCCGGGAAAACCACCAGCACGGGTAAACTGGCCGCGCACTACAAGAAGAAAGGCCGGCGCGTGCTGCTGGTCGCCGCCGACACCCAGCGCCCCGCCGCCCGCGACCAGCTCGAAGTGCTGGGCAAGCAGGTGGGCGTGCCGGTGCTGAAAGTGAATGACGGCGAAACGCCCGCCGAAACCAAACGCCGCCTCGACGAGTACCTGAAAACCGATTACCGCGACCTGGTGATCGTGGACACCGCCGGCCGACTCCAGATCGACGAGGCGCTGATGGATCAGCTCGCGGCGCTGCAAACCGAGCTGCACCCCACCGAGACCCTGCTGGTGATCGACGCCATGACCGGTCAGGAGGCCCTGAACGTCGCGCAGACCTTCGACCAGCGCGTGCAGGTTTCGGGCCTGGTCATCACCAAGATGGACGGGGACGCCCGTGGCGGCGCGGCCCTCTCCGCGCGCAGCGTCACCGGCAAGCCCATCTACTTCGCCGGCACCAGCGAGAAGATGACCGGCCTGGATCAGTTCCACCCGGATCGGGTGGCCGGGCGCATTCTGGGCATGGGCGACGTGCTGGGCCTGATCGAGCGCGTGCAGGAAGCCGACATGAAGGCCATGGAGGCCAAGAAACCCGGCGACTTCGACCTGGAAGACCTGCTCAACCAGCTGCGGCAGATTCGCAAGATGGGGCCGCTGGGCGACCTGATGAAACTGATTCCGGGCATGAGCCGCGCGCTGCCCGAGGGCTTCAACATCGACGAGAAGCAGCTTCAGCGCATCGACGCCATGATCTCCAGCATGACCGTGGGGGAACGCCGCAACCCCAAGATCATCGATGGGCGCCGCCGCAAGCGCATCGCCTCCGGCAGCGGCGTGGACGTGCAGGACATCAACAAACTCCTGAAAATGCACGAGCAGATGAAGGAGATGATGAAAATGCTCGGACGCATGTCCAGCGGCGGCGGCAAAGGCATGCGCGGCATGAAACCGCCCAAAATGCCCAATCTGCCGCCCAGCGCCATGAAAAAGTAA
- a CDS encoding DUF3592 domain-containing protein — MIVLFITLFVFFFVSVGQAEKEEYFSIQNAQKATAKVVGLYTGQGDCAIHYVYKVGGQEYHDERISLTVINRKSSFDSGLCSRTKFLVVGDWIPIRYDRANPDHVIAYSQFPFVQVLGPVVAALSWVWFIVLFIRQWKTPRR, encoded by the coding sequence ATGATTGTTTTGTTCATTACGCTTTTCGTGTTTTTCTTCGTGAGCGTGGGCCAGGCTGAAAAGGAAGAGTATTTCTCCATTCAAAACGCGCAGAAAGCCACGGCGAAGGTGGTGGGCCTCTACACGGGGCAGGGTGACTGTGCCATCCACTACGTCTACAAGGTTGGCGGGCAAGAGTATCACGACGAGCGGATAAGTTTGACGGTCATCAACAGGAAGTCAAGTTTCGATAGTGGTCTGTGTTCAAGAACGAAATTTTTGGTGGTGGGCGACTGGATTCCCATTCGTTACGACCGGGCCAATCCCGATCATGTCATTGCTTACTCCCAGTTCCCCTTCGTGCAAGTCCTAGGTCCAGTTGTGGCCGCACTCAGTTGGGTCTGGTTCATCGTATTATTCATTCGCCAGTGGAAGACGCCGAGGCGTTGA
- a CDS encoding peroxidase-related enzyme, translating into MPTTEDQRISYLPVPTEDTAHEGVKKLWAKAQANMGFVPNVFRAQSLNGEQFLAWWNYFNLLVNKEGFLSNAERELLAVVVSGLNRCNYCAVSHGAALRHFTGDTVKADSVAVNWRHAHLTAPEQALCAYAEKLTLFPAKMVEADLQPLRNAGFSDEQIMEAVQVIGMFNMTNRVSSALGFVPNAEYHAQGRK; encoded by the coding sequence ATGCCCACAACCGAAGACCAGCGGATTTCCTACCTGCCCGTGCCGACCGAAGACACTGCCCATGAGGGCGTGAAGAAACTGTGGGCGAAGGCCCAGGCAAACATGGGCTTCGTGCCCAACGTGTTCCGGGCGCAGTCGCTGAACGGCGAGCAGTTCCTGGCGTGGTGGAATTACTTCAATCTGCTGGTGAACAAGGAGGGCTTCCTGAGCAATGCCGAGCGCGAGTTGCTGGCGGTGGTGGTCAGCGGCCTGAACAGGTGCAATTACTGCGCGGTCAGTCACGGCGCGGCCCTGCGGCACTTCACCGGGGATACCGTGAAGGCCGATTCCGTGGCGGTCAACTGGCGGCACGCGCACCTGACCGCGCCTGAGCAGGCGTTATGCGCTTACGCGGAGAAACTGACCCTCTTTCCTGCCAAGATGGTGGAAGCTGACCTGCAACCGCTCAGGAACGCCGGTTTTTCGGACGAGCAGATCATGGAGGCCGTGCAGGTGATTGGGATGTTCAACATGACCAACCGCGTGAGCAGCGCCCTGGGCTTCGTCCCGAACGCCGAGTATCACGCGCAGGGCCGCAAGTAA
- a CDS encoding deoxyguanosinetriphosphate triphosphohydrolase: protein MLTRADLEAREEHFLAPYATRSAQARRIYLEGEAETRTAFQKDRDRVLHTTAFRRLEAKTQVFLNPQGDHYRTRLTHTLEVQQVARSVALTLGLNETLAETMALAHDLGHPPFGHAGERLLDTLMAGEGGFNHNVQSRRIVTHLEDRYPNFPGLNLTLATLDGLNKHNRAGLGQPSLEAQVVDAADALAYTAHDLDDGLRSGLMTAEQLSDLPLWTELRVRTGITSTALTSQQRRTLHRELLGWLITDLTETTAQHLQESGVQSPEEIRQHPHKLVAYSPAMRVLLTETGHFLRQNLYRHWQVEMQVEQADRVLKTLFGTFTRRPGLLPPRPQARIDVDGLPRAVCDHIAGMTDRYALDIYARLVPPLGR, encoded by the coding sequence ATGTTGACCCGCGCTGACCTGGAAGCCAGGGAGGAACACTTCCTCGCCCCCTACGCCACGCGCAGCGCCCAGGCCAGGCGCATCTACCTGGAAGGGGAAGCCGAGACCCGCACCGCTTTCCAGAAAGACCGCGACCGGGTGCTGCACACCACCGCTTTCCGGCGCCTGGAAGCGAAAACGCAGGTGTTTCTGAACCCGCAGGGTGACCACTACCGCACGCGGCTGACGCACACGCTGGAGGTGCAGCAGGTGGCACGCTCGGTGGCGCTGACGCTGGGGCTCAACGAGACACTGGCGGAAACCATGGCGCTGGCGCACGACCTGGGCCACCCGCCTTTCGGTCACGCCGGCGAACGCCTGCTCGACACCTTGATGGCCGGCGAGGGCGGCTTCAACCACAACGTGCAGTCGCGCCGCATCGTGACGCATCTGGAAGACCGTTACCCGAATTTTCCGGGCCTCAACCTGACGCTTGCTACGCTGGACGGCCTGAACAAGCACAACCGCGCCGGCCTGGGGCAACCCAGCCTGGAAGCGCAGGTGGTGGACGCCGCCGACGCCCTGGCCTACACCGCGCACGACCTCGACGACGGGCTTCGCAGCGGCCTGATGACCGCCGAGCAGTTGAGCGACCTGCCGCTGTGGACGGAATTGCGGGTCAGGACGGGCATCACGTCCACTGCGCTCACCTCACAGCAGCGGCGCACGCTGCACCGCGAGCTGCTGGGCTGGCTGATCACGGATCTCACCGAAACCACCGCGCAGCATCTTCAGGAAAGCGGCGTTCAGTCGCCGGAAGAGATTCGGCAGCATCCACACAAACTCGTGGCGTACAGCCCCGCCATGCGCGTGCTGCTGACCGAAACGGGCCACTTCCTGCGCCAGAACCTGTACCGGCACTGGCAGGTGGAAATGCAGGTCGAGCAGGCCGACCGTGTGCTGAAAACGCTGTTCGGCACCTTCACGCGCCGCCCCGGCCTGCTGCCGCCGCGCCCACAGGCCCGCATCGACGTGGATGGCCTTCCCCGCGCCGTGTGTGACCACATCGCCGGCATGACCGACCGCTACGCGCTGGACATTTACGCCCGCCTCGTGCCCCCGCTGGGCCGATGA
- a CDS encoding tyrosine-type recombinase/integrase, translating into MNFTLGHHIQDFLGYGRQKGHSRNTLVAYRNALRAFEQFAHAHKVTTVEGVTRALLREYAEHLSETMKPGGAHARLRPLKTFFTWLEAEEVIQKSPMTRVAMPKLPRKILPAVGTDDMQCLLAAAQLSKNPLRDRAILAVLFDTGVRASELCGLGLADIQPGGRLEVQAAKGGRSRIVPISRVGMRHLTRYIQSERPQSRLDTLFLTTPQAGMTRFTVGQLLERLCHAANIQQYSAHCFRRGFAVNYLRNEGDVFTLQRIMGHATLEMTNRYAVLVTEDLKDVHRRASPLSTLSKGR; encoded by the coding sequence ATGAACTTCACCCTTGGGCACCACATTCAGGACTTTCTGGGGTACGGCCGCCAGAAGGGGCACAGCCGGAACACCCTGGTGGCGTACAGGAATGCGCTGCGGGCTTTCGAGCAGTTCGCGCACGCCCACAAGGTCACGACCGTCGAGGGGGTCACCAGGGCGCTGCTGCGCGAGTACGCCGAGCACCTGAGCGAGACCATGAAGCCTGGCGGGGCACACGCCCGGCTCCGCCCCCTGAAGACGTTCTTTACCTGGCTGGAAGCGGAGGAGGTTATTCAGAAGTCCCCCATGACCCGCGTGGCGATGCCGAAGCTGCCCAGGAAAATCCTGCCCGCTGTGGGAACCGATGACATGCAGTGCCTGCTGGCCGCTGCCCAGCTGTCGAAGAACCCCCTGCGCGATAGGGCGATTCTGGCTGTGCTGTTCGACACCGGAGTCAGGGCCTCAGAACTCTGCGGCCTGGGCCTGGCCGATATTCAACCTGGCGGGCGGCTGGAGGTTCAGGCCGCAAAAGGCGGACGCAGCCGTATCGTCCCTATTTCCCGCGTGGGGATGCGCCACCTCACCCGGTACATTCAGTCGGAGCGGCCCCAGTCACGCCTGGACACCCTGTTCCTGACCACGCCGCAAGCAGGCATGACGCGTTTCACCGTCGGGCAGCTTCTGGAGCGCCTCTGTCATGCGGCGAACATTCAGCAGTACAGCGCCCACTGCTTTCGGCGGGGGTTTGCCGTGAATTACCTGCGGAACGAAGGGGACGTGTTCACGTTGCAGCGCATCATGGGCCACGCCACGCTGGAGATGACGAACCGGTACGCCGTTCTGGTGACCGAAGACCTGAAAGACGTTCATCGGCGGGCCAGCCCCCTCAGCACGCTCAGTAAGGGGCGATGA